A segment of the Chryseobacterium scophthalmum genome:
AAACAAATATAGAGTGAACGCGAATGCAATACTATTGCAAACTTTCGAGGCAGTTTTCGCAAATACCTTTGGCAAAAAGCCTTATTTCATCAATTCTAAAATTGGTTTTCATGCTTTCGGGGAAAGAAATATCTTCTTTACAAGTCGTTTGCTTGCAGATCTTGCAGTAGAAATGCAGATGCCAATCTTTATGCGTTTTTTCGTTGCAATCATCATGACATAATTTATATTTCGTGGTTGAATTTTCCTGAATGCTGTGAACAATTCCTTTTTCTTCGAAGGTTTTTAATGTTCTGTAAATTGTGGTTCGATCTGCATTTTCAAAATAATTTTCGATCTCGGACAAAGACAAAGCTGTTTCTTGTGAACTTAAAAAATCGTAAACCAAGATCCTCATGCTTGTAGGTTTGGTATTTTTGTCGATGAGTTTATTTTCGATCTTTTGTTTCATACTATAGAACTTTCATTGGTGAGAGTCTTTCAAAGTTAGTTTTTTAGAATATATTTTAATGTTTTAAATCAAAAAAAAGAGCCTTTGCATTTCTACAAAGACTCCAAAATAAAATCAAAACTATAAATTTGGATTGTTCTCAATTTCTTTCTGCGGAATTGAAAACAAATAATATCTGCTGTTAGGCGCAAAAGCTGACTGATCAGGAAATGCAAAAACAGAATGTCCTCTTCCATTAACCGTTTTCACCGTACCATTCGGCGTTGTGATCTGCACCGGAATTGGTTGTCCACTTGAGTTTACATAAGCTTTTCTTTCCACCTTACCCTGTGTTCTGATGATGTCTGAAAGAGAAAAACCTTCTCCGAACAATTCTTTTCTTCTTTCAATCAAAACTTCTTTAATGACATCATTCTGAGCAATTGAACCTGTATAAATATTGGCTTTTCTTGCTGTTTTTAGTTGATTTAAAACAGTGACTGCATTCGTTACATTTCCGCTTCTTGCTTCAGCTTCAGCTTCAATTAAATACATTTCAGCAGCTCTCATGAAAACGATATCGGCAATTAAATTAGCTTTAAACTTAAATTTAGCATATCTCAAAAGCCCTTCTCTTCCAGGTAAACCATCCCAAGAAAATAAAGAAGAACGGATATCATTCGTATCAAACAAATCTTTAAAATAAGGATCTGCCATAAAACTGTAATAATAACTTCCCGAAGATGAAACATCTAAAAAGTGGAATGCATAGCTTTCACCAGACTGTTCCTGAGTTTGTGCATGTCCCCAGATCCACTCTCCGTTGGTAATATCATTGAAGCCTTCTTTGTATTTCTCCGTATTCATTAGTGGAAATCCTGTTTTGGCAATTTGTGCAGAAGCGACAGCTTTCGTCCATTCTCCTGTATTCAGATACACTCTTGCTAAAAGTCCGTTAACTACAGAGCGATCGATTTTATCCTTATTATTTCTTGTGTAATTTTGAAGCAATTGGTTGGCATCAGTCAAATCACTTTTAATTAAATTATAAATTTCTTCAAGACTCGCTTTTTTCTTTCCTACAGAATTGGTCGTTGCAGGTTCTGTATAAATTGGAGCCGTTGGCGCATTTTTATCTTTTAAATAACTGAATTGATAAAAACTTGCAAGATTCCAGTAACAGAAAGCACGCAAAGCTTTCGCCTGGCCTTTCACCTGATCTTTCTTTTCCTGAGTTCCTTCTGCTGCATCAATTTTAGCGATCACGTTATTCATATTATTGATAACAGAATACAAAGAGGTCCAGATATAAAGTGATCTGCCACCTGTATTATTCACCAGATCAGTGAATGCATACGCTGATGGAAAACCATATTTATTGGTCAAAACAGCAACATCACTTCCCATTGCATCGCTGGTTCTTAAAACAGTGGAATATCCAATATTGGCATACGTTGTTCCGTCATCATTAAATTTTGCCCAAGTTCCGTTGATTACCGTTTCGGCACTTTCGGCAGTCTTGAAAATTTCGGCTTCATCTGCCTGGTTCGTCGGAGCAGTTTCAAGGTCATTTTCACAACTTATCAGAGAAACTGCAGCAATTAAAGCAAAAGATATATATTTTAATTTTTTCATATGTAAGATTTTAAATATTTTAAAGAGTAGCCTGCACACCAAAAGTTACCGTTCTCATTGCAGGATATCTGTAGTACGTTGTTCCGTCTAAAGTTTGCTCAGGATCCATTCCTTTATGTTTATAGAATGTGAAAAGGTTTTCTGCCTGAACATAAATTCTCAGTTTTTTCAATCCGATTTTTTCAAAATAATCTGAAGGAAGGGTGTATCCTAAGCTTACATTTTTAATTCTTGCATAGGTTCCAGAATATAAAAATCTTGACGAAGCGGAAGTCCAGTTATTGGTTGTCGTGCTTAAAGCTGGAACATCCGTATTGGTATTTTCAGGAGTCCATCGGTTTAACATTTCAGAACTCCATGCTCTTCCCGCAGCACTTCCATTATGCATCAACATCGTATAATCGGTATCGAGAATTTTCCCTCCCAAACTGAAGGTCAGTAATCCAGAAAAATCAAAATCTTTATATCTGATGCTGGTTGTAAGACCACCCATTACTTTAGGCAAAGAAGAACCCTGCAGAGTTTTCGTAGCTTTTGCGTACTCTGAAGTTGTTCCTTCTACTGCATTTCCGTTTGCATCTGTAGTAATTGTTTTCCAAAGTGGATTTCCGTTAGTTGGATCAACTCCCATCCATTCAGGAATAAAGAAATCATAAATAGAACCTCCAACCTGCAAACGTTTTGTTCCACTAACAATTGAACCTTTCGGAAGCTTTGTAATTTCATTTTTTAAAGTACTCAGATTCACATCAACATTCCATTCGAAATCATTCGTTTTAACAGGAGTTGTAAATAGAGAAAATTCAAAACCTGTATTTTTTAATTCTCCAATATTTGCCTGAAAACCGCTGAAACCAACTGATGGAGCTAAAGGCATATCAAACAAAAGATCTTTACTCTGACGCTGGAAATATTCTACATTACCTTTAATTCGATTTTTCAGAATGGCAAATTCTAACCCTACATTTAAGTTGAGATTGGTTTCCCATTTCAGATCTGGAGTCGGAAGTCTGCTTGCAACTGTACCGCCTTCACCAAGATTGTTATAAAATGTGTACAAACTTTGATACGCATAATACGTACTCAATTTATCGTTTCCCTGACCTCCGTAACTTGCACGAAGCGTCAACTGATTAAAAATATTTAAATCTTTAATGAAATCTTCATTCGAAGCTTTCCATGATCCACCGACTGACCAGAAAGTTCCCCATCTGTTTTCAGGTGAAAATCTTGAAGAACCATCTGCTCTTACCGATCCGGAAATGAAATATTTATTTTTAAAATCATATTCAGCTTTTCCTAAATAACTTAATAAACCTAATTTATCACTGCTGCCGCTAAATCCACCTAACAAAGCTGCTGCATCTGGTTCATAATAATATGGAAGTGAAAATTGGCTTCTGTTTCCAGAGATGGTTTGAAATTCGTAATGATAAAATTCCTGTCCCGCTAAAATATTAAAGTGATGCTGGTTGAATTTTTTATCAAAAGTCAAAATATTACTGGTTGTATAAGACAGCGTTCTTGAATTTGTTTTTGTTACCGAACCACCGATTTCGCTTCCCTGTCCGATCAAAGGATTGGAATAAAAGTGACCGTTGTAATTAACCAAATCAACAGAAAAGCTAGATTTAAACTTTAATTCCGGTAAGAAAGTAAAGTCTAAAAATCCTTTTCCTGAAAAGTTATCTTCTCTGTTTTCATTTTTATCTAAAGGTAACGTTGCCGCAGCATTTTGATTTTGCAAAGCACTTGTAGGACGGTATTTTCCAAAG
Coding sequences within it:
- a CDS encoding Fur family transcriptional regulator — protein: MKQKIENKLIDKNTKPTSMRILVYDFLSSQETALSLSEIENYFENADRTTIYRTLKTFEEKGIVHSIQENSTTKYKLCHDDCNEKTHKDWHLHFYCKICKQTTCKEDISFPESMKTNFRIDEIRLFAKGICENCLESLQ
- a CDS encoding RagB/SusD family nutrient uptake outer membrane protein — encoded protein: MKKLKYISFALIAAVSLISCENDLETAPTNQADEAEIFKTAESAETVINGTWAKFNDDGTTYANIGYSTVLRTSDAMGSDVAVLTNKYGFPSAYAFTDLVNNTGGRSLYIWTSLYSVINNMNNVIAKIDAAEGTQEKKDQVKGQAKALRAFCYWNLASFYQFSYLKDKNAPTAPIYTEPATTNSVGKKKASLEEIYNLIKSDLTDANQLLQNYTRNNKDKIDRSVVNGLLARVYLNTGEWTKAVASAQIAKTGFPLMNTEKYKEGFNDITNGEWIWGHAQTQEQSGESYAFHFLDVSSSGSYYYSFMADPYFKDLFDTNDIRSSLFSWDGLPGREGLLRYAKFKFKANLIADIVFMRAAEMYLIEAEAEARSGNVTNAVTVLNQLKTARKANIYTGSIAQNDVIKEVLIERRKELFGEGFSLSDIIRTQGKVERKAYVNSSGQPIPVQITTPNGTVKTVNGRGHSVFAFPDQSAFAPNSRYYLFSIPQKEIENNPNL
- a CDS encoding SusC/RagA family TonB-linked outer membrane protein, with protein sequence MINKNLINSKAWIPPVAVFFLGIININGQEAKKDTLREQDIDEVVVVAYGKAKKTSYTGSVATISSEKINNRPVTNITKALEGQVPGLQAVSASGQPGATASIRIRGIGSVSASSNPLFVVDGIPFDGNINSISPNDIESISVLKDATASSLYGSRAANGVIIITTKSGKKGEAKVNFNISQGFSTRAVKDYEQVNTDQYFQLYWEALRNGFKSSQVTSQQAAQMASDALISGSNGLGINPYGSNYAKPVGTDGKLLPGATALWNDDWRDILQRVAARSQADLDFSGGSEKSNYYFSLGYLDDKGIAIGSDFTKYSTRLKINSEVKKWLNVGANLSYTNSLQEAPPSSDSRTDNIINAARVIPSFYPYYERNADGSHRLDANGNYIYDFGKYRPTSALQNQNAAATLPLDKNENREDNFSGKGFLDFTFLPELKFKSSFSVDLVNYNGHFYSNPLIGQGSEIGGSVTKTNSRTLSYTTSNILTFDKKFNQHHFNILAGQEFYHYEFQTISGNRSQFSLPYYYEPDAAALLGGFSGSSDKLGLLSYLGKAEYDFKNKYFISGSVRADGSSRFSPENRWGTFWSVGGSWKASNEDFIKDLNIFNQLTLRASYGGQGNDKLSTYYAYQSLYTFYNNLGEGGTVASRLPTPDLKWETNLNLNVGLEFAILKNRIKGNVEYFQRQSKDLLFDMPLAPSVGFSGFQANIGELKNTGFEFSLFTTPVKTNDFEWNVDVNLSTLKNEITKLPKGSIVSGTKRLQVGGSIYDFFIPEWMGVDPTNGNPLWKTITTDANGNAVEGTTSEYAKATKTLQGSSLPKVMGGLTTSIRYKDFDFSGLLTFSLGGKILDTDYTMLMHNGSAAGRAWSSEMLNRWTPENTNTDVPALSTTTNNWTSASSRFLYSGTYARIKNVSLGYTLPSDYFEKIGLKKLRIYVQAENLFTFYKHKGMDPEQTLDGTTYYRYPAMRTVTFGVQATL